Part of the Chitinophaga parva genome is shown below.
TCCGGTGCATGCATATCAATAATGCCCTGCGGCGACCATACCCAGTTGTGTTCCTTCAGCGGTTTATGGGTAGTGGCGTCTGTGCGTTTCACATATTTCCCGTCTTTCACGTCCGTATCCCATTCCACGCGGGAGAAGTTAATGCGCCACCAGGTGCTGTCGTGCGGCTTGTTCTGGCTCCAGAAGCGCATGGCCTCAAAGGGGATGGCCATTTCCACGCTCCATTGTATGTCCTTATCCTTCGGGTTGTTCATAGTGCCCTGGTGGTGTACCGCGGTGCGGATACCTTTGGCATCCCAGCTGATGAGGGCCTTGCCGCCATTGCGGTAGGGCATGGGGAGGAACAGGTCAAAGAGGGTGTTGCGTGCATTTACCTCGTATTCAAAATACTGGTGGGCGTCGTTATCCGGGTCGATGAAGATCTCGAAATCATTGTCGTAGAAGATCACCGTGTCGCGCTTTTGCAGGTTGGCCCAGATCTGCGGTTCCTGCAGCTCGGCATACACGTAAAGGTTGTTGTCATCCCATAGCATTTTTACGCGGGTGCGCAGGGCGGGTGCGGGCTGTTTATCACCCTCAATATCGGTGAAGTCCTGCGTCCAGGCAGCCTTCTGCCAGCTGGATTCCGTGGCTTGCCCGTCAATGTTGAGGGGCGCAGCGGTGCGCTGGCATACGTAGTGGCGCGGGGTGGTGAATAACGGTGCATAAGCATCAAAGACAGACTGGGCGCGGGTAGCGGCGCTGCAGCATAGGAAAAGCGCGGTGGCAAAAGCGGCACGGCGGATATAGCTGGTTTCTCTAAACATGTGCTAAAGATAAGCGGGCGGCTTGAGGATGACAATGCAGCGAAGAAATAAAGCCGTTTTTGACAGCGATGGGCCACAAGGTTGATGGCATTTCCCCCGGGAAAAGTGCCCCTGCAAACCCGTGCGCGATCGTTTTTAGACGGCGATGGTATACAAGGTTGATGGCATTTCCCCCGGGAAAAGTGCCCTGCAAACCCCTGCGCGATCGTTTTTTTTAAAATATGAGGGCAAAAAAGCATGCGATCCTGCGCATTAACAAAAAATTTTTTCTCTTTTTTCCGGGCCTGCGGCCAATCCAGCCTGGCTGTGCCCGGAAGCCTCGGCCACCCTCAACCGGCTTACCATAAGCAATGCATATTCAGTTATTGCAACAGATTGCATATATAAATTAACATATATTAAATAATCATAAAATTGAAAATATTTGCTCTCATGTATGCGGGCGTGGCCCGGATGCGGCACCACACCGGGTTTGTTGAGTTGATCTAAATATTCAACTTGTGTCGTACATTGGCCGTAAGAGTTCAGGATCCCATAACCTAATGTCATCGCCACTTTTCGTACTGTTTACGTAAAACCCTCAATACATCCGTATGAAAATTGAAACCTTAACTCCTGCGGCGATGCAGGAAATCAATGGAGGTCTTAGTCTCGGCCTCCTCGGCGCTAACCTGCTGTTCAACCTTACCGGCAGCCTTAATAGCGCTAATCCCGCTGCAAGCAGCTTGAATCTTACCGGAGCCCTTACTTTGCTCGGCGCAGCCTTAGGCGTGTCTGCAGCTGGTCATGGTGCTAACTGGAGCATCAACGTTGCAGGTATCACGCCTTCCCTTTAGTGCATCGTGTCTCACCCTTACACGTGCATGCAGGGGCAAGCTGAAAACCCTTAGAAAAGAGTAGGCAACCTCATTTCATCACATTTTTCAAATCATCCTTATTATGGAAATCCTCGAACTCACCGGCGAAGAAATGCAAGACATTAATGGCGGTATCACCCTGGGCGGCCTTGGCGGCGGCGATATCCTGGGTGGCCTGCTGGGCGGCAACCTGCTGGGTGGCCTCACCGGCGCTACTGGCCTGGGCGGTCTCCTCGGCGGCCTTACCGGTGGCCTGGGCTCCGGCACTGGTCTTGGCCTTGGTAACACCACCATCAACATTGGTATCAGCAATGGCGCTTCCAATTCTGGTGGCCTGCTGGGCGGCCTTCTCGGCTCGCTGGGTGTTTCCCTGAGCGTTAATCACTCCTGATCAGGACTTTAAGTTTACAGATCATTACCAAAAGGGATAACTCCATGTAGTTATCCCTTTGGTCTTTTTTCTAATCCGCCGCATATGTCAGACCGCCAGATATTTCCCCACGAGATCGTGAGTTTTTCCGCGGAGCATCACTTTGCTCAATACCATACCCGCTCCCGCACCGTATACCTGTTGATCTTATTCCTGCTGGTTGCCGCTTTCGTTACCATCTGCATTGTGAAAGTGGAAGTGAGCGTGCACAGCTCCGGCATCCTGCGCGCCGGTAATGAGCGCAGCGTGATCCGCGTACCCGTGGAAGGCCGTATAGACTCCCTGTTTGTTACAGAAAATATGCACGTGCAACAAGGCCAGGTGCTCTTTAAGATCCGCTCCCACGCAGTGGATGAACAGACCATGCTGGTAAATGAACAAAGCCAGGACCTGCAGGCCCAGCTCCATGACCTGGAGCAGCTGGTAAATGGCCGTGGTGGCACATTACAAAGCACCCTCTATCGCCAGCAATACCAAACCTACCAGCAGAAAATGGCAGAACTGCAGCGCCGCTATACCCAGGTAAAGCGTAGCTACGACCGCTATAAAGCCCTGTTTGACCAGCACGTGGTGGCCCCCGCGGAATATGAAAAATACCAGTCGGATCTGGAAAACACGGCGGGTGAACTGCAGCTCTCGCGTGAGCAGCAGTTCAGCGAATGGCAGGGCGAACTCACCAGCATACGCCAGCAACTGCAACAAACGGAGGCCAAGCAAAGCATGTACAACCACGAAAAAGAATACTACACCGTGCGCGCCGTAACCAGTGGTTCCATACAGCAGCTCAAAGGCATACAGGCCGGCAGCTATGTGGCTGTGAACGAAGAACTGGGCGAGATCTCCCCGGATTCCGGCCTTATTGCGGAAGTGTACGTACTGCCCAAAGACATAGGCCTGCTGCGTAAAGGCACGCCCGTAAATGTGCAGGTGGATGCCTTTAACTACAATGAATGGGGGCTCCTGGGCGGCAAAGTGATCGCCATTTCCAACGATGTATTCCTCGATAACCATCAACCCTACTTTAAAGTACGCTGTGCACTGGACCGCGATTACCTGACCCTGCACAACGGCTATAAAGGCATGGTGAAAAAAGGCATGACCGCCCAGGTGCGCTTTCACGTAACTAAACGCACGCTCTATCAATTGCTCTACGATAAAACTGATGATTGGCTGAATCCAAACCTGCAACATGATGACACTGCCCTTAACTAAGCGCTGGAAAACGCCCCGCCGGGTACTGGCCCGCCAGCACGACCTTACAGACTGTGGTGCGGCCTGTCTTTCTTCCATCGCCGCCTATTATCACCTGCAACTTCCTATTGCCCGCATACGCCAGTATGCCGGTACCGACAAAAAAGGCACCAGCCTTTTAGGCCTGCTGGAAGCCGCTACCCGTCTTGGTTTTGCCGGCAAGGCTATCCGCGGCCCCTATGAATGCCTGAAAGAAATTCCCCTGCCGGCCGTGGCACATGTGATCGTAAATCAAACCCTGCATCACTACGTGGTGGTATATGGGGTAAAGCCTTCCGGCGTGCAGGTAATGGATCCGGCAGACGGGCAACTGCACGTGTACACGCCGGAGCAGTTTCAAAAGATCTGGACCGGGGTACTGCTGCTGCTCACACCGGGTGAAACATTTGCCGAAGGCAATGAAAAAGTACCCACGCTTACCCGCTTCTGGTACCTGCTCCGCCCACATCGCAGCACATTGGTACAGGTGATGTTTGGCGCCATCGTGTATACAGCACTGGGCCTTTCTACCTCCATCTTTTTACAGAAGATCATTGACAATGTACTGCCCGACCGTAACGGCAACCTGCTCAACCTGATGGGGGTGATCATGGTGGCCCTGCTGGTGCTGGGCCTTTGCATTAACCACATGCGCACGGTGCTCACCATTAAAACCGGCCAGCAGATCGATGCACGGCTTATTCTCGGTTATTATAAACACCTGCTGCGCTTACCGCAACAGTTCTTTGATAACATGCGGGTGGGCGAGGTGATCTCCCGCATGAATGATGCG
Proteins encoded:
- a CDS encoding carbohydrate-binding family 9-like protein, with translation MFRETSYIRRAAFATALFLCCSAATRAQSVFDAYAPLFTTPRHYVCQRTAAPLNIDGQATESSWQKAAWTQDFTDIEGDKQPAPALRTRVKMLWDDNNLYVYAELQEPQIWANLQKRDTVIFYDNDFEIFIDPDNDAHQYFEYEVNARNTLFDLFLPMPYRNGGKALISWDAKGIRTAVHHQGTMNNPKDKDIQWSVEMAIPFEAMRFWSQNKPHDSTWWRINFSRVEWDTDVKDGKYVKRTDATTHKPLKEHNWVWSPQGIIDMHAPERWGYLLFSSATAGAKEKDFQLPFGEDTKKYLWLLYYKQRDYRKLHGSYATSLKDLGMPEKVTDTNGNEYTLSLQAIATQFTARLQYRTRYWSITQEGRPYFTNDYE
- a CDS encoding HlyD family secretion protein is translated as MSDRQIFPHEIVSFSAEHHFAQYHTRSRTVYLLILFLLVAAFVTICIVKVEVSVHSSGILRAGNERSVIRVPVEGRIDSLFVTENMHVQQGQVLFKIRSHAVDEQTMLVNEQSQDLQAQLHDLEQLVNGRGGTLQSTLYRQQYQTYQQKMAELQRRYTQVKRSYDRYKALFDQHVVAPAEYEKYQSDLENTAGELQLSREQQFSEWQGELTSIRQQLQQTEAKQSMYNHEKEYYTVRAVTSGSIQQLKGIQAGSYVAVNEELGEISPDSGLIAEVYVLPKDIGLLRKGTPVNVQVDAFNYNEWGLLGGKVIAISNDVFLDNHQPYFKVRCALDRDYLTLHNGYKGMVKKGMTAQVRFHVTKRTLYQLLYDKTDDWLNPNLQHDDTALN